One segment of Niabella beijingensis DNA contains the following:
- a CDS encoding sulfite exporter TauE/SafE family protein produces MTILTFTLIMLLGAFAAGMIGSLSGLGGGIIIIPLLTIGLGVDIHYAIGAALVSVIATSSGSAAAYVREGITNMRLGIFLEIATTFGAVCGALISTIAPGSFIAVLFGLTLIFSSINSLRKKEEHVLKQSSPLARKLKLEGSYPDSKGQPIAYGTKNVLGGFGMMGIAGMMSGLLGIGSGAFKVIAMDNIMRIPFKVSTTTSNFMMGVTAIASTVIYLQKGYVQPGICMPTMIGVLFGSMAGSRILIRSNPRKLRIFFAFIILLLALNMIYSGLAGKI; encoded by the coding sequence ATGACCATACTTACATTTACATTGATCATGTTGCTGGGCGCTTTTGCCGCAGGGATGATCGGCTCCCTGTCCGGTCTCGGAGGCGGCATCATCATCATTCCCCTGCTCACCATCGGTTTGGGGGTAGACATTCATTATGCGATCGGCGCAGCACTGGTCTCTGTTATTGCCACCTCCTCCGGATCCGCGGCAGCCTATGTACGGGAGGGGATCACCAACATGCGGCTTGGTATTTTCCTAGAGATTGCCACCACCTTCGGAGCCGTGTGCGGGGCTCTTATCTCCACCATCGCACCCGGTTCTTTTATTGCAGTGCTTTTCGGGCTGACCCTCATCTTTTCTTCGATCAATTCATTAAGAAAAAAAGAAGAGCACGTACTCAAACAAAGCAGTCCTCTGGCGCGCAAATTAAAACTGGAAGGCAGCTATCCCGACAGCAAGGGGCAACCCATCGCCTATGGAACAAAAAATGTGCTGGGGGGCTTTGGCATGATGGGCATCGCCGGTATGATGTCGGGCCTGCTGGGCATCGGATCCGGCGCATTCAAGGTCATTGCAATGGATAATATCATGCGCATCCCTTTTAAGGTGTCCACTACCACCAGTAATTTTATGATGGGAGTGACCGCTATTGCCAGTACGGTCATTTATCTGCAAAAGGGGTATGTACAGCCCGGTATCTGCATGCCCACCATGATCGGGGTGCTTTTCGGCTCTATGGCGGGCTCCCGGATCCTCATCCGTTCCAACCCTAGAAAACTCCGGATCTTCTTTGCATTCATTATTCTCCTGCTCGCCCTTAACATGATCTATAGCGGCCTTGCCGGTAAAATTTAA
- a CDS encoding DUF1634 domain-containing protein, producing MNKDSFTDKTLQRIVGNLLRYGVWTALAIGAIGGIVYLVRHGHESIHYGIFTETDKSIGALTGDIIDGVKKGSGTSIIFFGILLLFLTPALRLVLSFFSFLIEKDYLYVIITLIVMAIIGISISLGYGH from the coding sequence ATGAATAAAGATTCTTTTACCGATAAAACCCTGCAGCGGATCGTAGGCAACCTGCTGCGTTATGGCGTATGGACCGCCCTTGCCATCGGTGCCATCGGAGGCATTGTATACCTGGTGCGGCACGGCCACGAATCCATTCACTACGGCATCTTTACAGAAACAGACAAAAGCATCGGCGCACTGACAGGCGATATCATCGATGGTGTAAAAAAAGGAAGCGGCACATCGATTATTTTCTTCGGCATCCTGCTGTTGTTCCTGACTCCCGCTCTGCGCCTGGTTTTATCTTTTTTTTCATTCCTGATCGAAAAGGATTATCTGTATGTTATCATTACGCTCATTGTTATGGCGATCATCGGCATCAGCATATCTTTGGGATACGGTCATTAG